Proteins encoded in a region of the Magallana gigas chromosome 8, xbMagGiga1.1, whole genome shotgun sequence genome:
- the LOC105339700 gene encoding centrosomal protein of 295 kDa isoform X1, with amino-acid sequence MQVSMASPFCKRFVKNHVIAGFIEHGCDDDYSLIDTSMKAKKGRVRLSPNEEARLMKEETEKRRRLRLQQVREQSNLNAARIRQAVKQEKNKQLQKLASTLQNELEKEKDEKIRHLENQYENSLRSIGQGHREASEQVDVDEERYLMQQESNRRADSRYKQALEKQRREQMFQEYEQKYHIIARQTALETEKERAKNIASLPPPPKDPVLELQQPERKPVKMTDIDNFTTTHYHIKEEYAVDKAKSVEQGDARTAAEEEEIRTREMDLDKVRLHNDRLSRARVRHNNALEKELLSHDYNQILHDLSDLQRADRERRQKVVASIPKQVFEPPHRRLEDRDERQKNMEEAFEDMYMADTNYMGDLSLALDPHPPPDTPTATDSLEASVLTDDTPLHHPPVSRVPTILKDTSNVQKTQDDISVQRQPEKVLKKLMDRIKSQRQEWMSKSMQEVPEGAGTMDTKPNQSSPGKSIAPTLSEYSLSEQGSPGIENVEPVKVTQPAKLARQPLKQYSQGQPGQREPVKKQVQIQEPVFGGQNSRSVEEILEQQRQIEPLLDLMAIGTQAAEQKRQLEMKLLELNRRQQQLNTSVGENIFPGNDQEFVTANGVAYQQQQKMGGPSASSGHPQISRPSQPSYTSVSQSVQNGQYLNGAHPSSIGFQPTSKPSMVNGQTSLNGPMWAEPPQSIRSNVSSTSVSHSWVEPPSLSQYTIPSSSSLPSAQIAPPYSYPSAPPVVTVTTASFVQPQQSAGQSAMTRSQAPGMFITPSLPIPSTVSMSMPTQSQIQTEQMRKVKEYQQQLLLKHEQSKRVLAETRAEIERRRQELLQRFPQLEFKSPVDNTHPLNGHSEDVQGANEREPKLLTSKTLSPNRAAMTTLLSQLASNPYYSTRLSEPAEEHQPAETKAEDGSKNKFKKVRKSLPFDADDTLHETPGKPGRSQLYQPSPGSTTANDTTDLNDTTMSSSTERGSPALPGRKSGLSTMSESDLSLLSTAKERNDLFEQRQLELRRQLEAIQRQKEEILQRHQVVQRKLPSQQLSPPKDPYMDSEEDLTENELSDDQSPLADKQSQKLALPPNKKTTILGDHRPHELSTIQEVETSPSSARHSGLAASSRHSLSSTERSSLSRASTENYQQPPQIEAQPDRPIADTGYQTAPLEEVMARASEFTPGVLDRLKQRTNDVFYSQREDDSTDSYQQMNYTPDSLSTGPLEELNASSTMSTTPGSISMATPKSENFLGTQNHGLSTLQNESTDMSLRSSRSWADELLTFHKLQPERASLESNLKSVKESLDSNAGGNAPHKAPVDRSYNVVHMKQDKYSPDFVKVGSDMDLSQYPISETSDKSDHGGLSPAARLESELSQYPISSEVSPSSQDLGRNYRTSPQDRSGEPNQASLASTSESTSSYMDLKMDNSLLGTREFDFIGHSRVPVVADSSQGDSMSQEANSYNISGKVDYASTPNQRSEPLSAKRLSQISQYTTSPEETEIQAGSARFPQSEGQFRALSLQMDDSENQSPVHPPAFTKVSARGGLSRLSEVGESQTSDQSVKSDSNFLSKFPDESSLSQFTVTTTDQSSKDDLSLTQITVNTESPSKTMGSMTQFSFKSSPDVHAKTDSSLSQYSVDSPVAHNISDKSGKNTSSSTSQDEEDESYVAQKFANLDQLIQESRDLITKHKQLITKNKEVSPLSSGGVPSMLTTPEGQAGSAPDSFVRPQEESTGMESSMGLSLDNQQSYGENGSFQQLTMESGITDEPDLTLLSVTSDMTGQDPGDEISGEITHRSDGTSGGDSILSFEQHEQSMRSSPDRDVNDSYFQDLAVPRTNENNNAFRPVPAVQRDAGDENVFRAIPVMVSPTLSLSMKFSSSQDIKFNKPPVSWSTEPEGEGERGSSKPNRNSDQLISKVQEQKADLEKTATEAKQKVQKASGLNRALQPRGGNQGTGKAGNKSAKDTNKGAPMSLGQFLSSRKEGSSLMGKKSDSKPTPLPKPQRPGTGTTNGGTGMSKTLSSWKKSRGVKSTVPPPTKSSDLPSTSSKSFSSQKPVTSNSAEDRMYERNIRAYNPRLFRLQNRIAHQENQLSKSEEDKQKSSTHTEKVKEFQKTPDSFHSLFIIDLQKLAKLQENMMKKQLMKKHQSK; translated from the exons ATGCAG GTTTCAATGGCCTCACCTTTCTGTAAACGATTTGTAAAAAATCATGTGATAGCTGGATTTATTGAGCATGGCTGTGACGATGATTATTCATTGA TAGATACCAGCATGAAGGCAAAGAAGGGGAGAGTTCGACTGAGCCCCAATGAGGAGGCTCGGTTGATGAAGGAGGAGACGGAAAAAAGACGACGCCTTCGGCTTCAACAG GTGCGAGAGCAGTCCAATCTAAATGCTGCCAGAATTCGACAAGCTGTGAAACAGGAAAAGAACAAGCAGCTCCAAAAGTTGGCCTCCACACTTCAG AATGAACTTGAGAAAgagaaagatgaaaaaataagaCATCTGGAGAACCAGTATGAAAATAGTTTACGGAGTATAGGTCAAGGCCACAGAGAGGCCAGTGAACAG gTGGATGTGGATGAGGAGCGTTACCTTATGCAGCAGGAGTCAAACAGAAGAGCGGATAGTCGATACAAACAGGCTCTGGAAAAACAGCGGCGGGAACAGATGTTCCAGGAGTACGAGCAGAAGTACCACATCATAGCCAG gCAAACAGCTTTAGAAACAGAAAAGGAGAGGGCTAAGAATATCGCCTCCTTGCCTCCCCCTCCAAAAGATCCAGTGCTAGAACTTCAGCAGCCAGAAA GGAAGCCAGTGAAAATGACAGACATTGATAACTTCACTACCACCCACTATCACATCAAAGAAGAGTACGCAGTAGACAAAGCCAAGTCCGTAGAACAG GGTGATGCACGAACAGCTGCAGAAGAGGAGGAAATAAGAACGAGAGAAATGGATCTAGATAAGGTCCGTCTCCATAACGACCGACTATCCCGGGCCAGAGTTAGGCACAACAATGCCCTGGAGAAAGAGCTGTTATCTCAC GATTACAACCAGATTCTGCATGACCTCAGTGACCTTCAGAGAGCAGACAGAGAACGAAGACAAAAGGTCGTGGCCAGTATTCCG AAACAAGTGTTTGAACCTCCCCATCGACGACTGGAAGATCGAGATGAACGTCAGAAAAACATGGAGGAAGCCTTCGAGGATATGTACATGGCTGACACAA ATTACATGGGTGACCTGAGTCTGGCCCTGGATCCCCACCCTCCCCCTGACACTCCCACAGCCACGGATTCGTTGGAGGCCTCTGTGCTGACCGATGACACTCCCCTCCATCACCCCCCAGTGTCCAGGGTCCCCACCATCCTCAAGGACACATCCAACGTACAGAAAACACAGGACGACATCAGTGTACAGAGGCAGCCAG AGAAAGTTCTTAAGAAGCTCATGGACCGAATCAAGAGTCAGAGACAGGAATGGATGTCCAAGTCCATGCAGGAAGTTCCAGAAGGGGCGGGAACCATGGATACAAAGCCCAACCAGTCATCGCCGGGAAAGAGCattg CACCCACTCTTTCTGAATACTCTCTCTCTGAGCAAGGCTCACCTGGCATCGAGAATGTGGAACCAGTCAAGGTCACTCAACCAGCAAAGTTAGCACGACAACCATTGAAGCAGTATTCCCAGGGACAGCCTGGACAGAGAGAGCCAGTTAAAAAG cagGTACAAATCCAGGAGCCTGTGTTTGGTGGACAGAATTCTCGGTCAGTGGAGGAAATCTTGGAACAACAAAGGCAAATTGA ACCACTGTTAGATTTAATGGCCATTGGTACACAGGCAGC GGAACAAAAACGACAGTTAGAAATGAAACTACTGGAGTTAAACAGGAGACAGCAGCAACTTAACACATCAGtgggtgaaaatatttttcctgGAAATGATCAAGAATTCGTGACAGCAAATGGAGTTGCATACCAGCAGCAACAGAAAATGGGTGGACCGTCTGCTAGCAGTGGGCACCCCCAGATTAGTCGTCCCTCACAACCATCGTATACCTCTGTATCTCAGTCAGTTCAAAATGGACAGTATTTGAATGGAGCACACCCATCGTCAATAGGCTTTCAACCAACAAGTAAACCATCCATGGTAAATGGGCAGACATCTCTGAATGGGCCGATGTGGGCAGAACCTCCGCAGTCCATTCGCTCAAATGTCTCCAGTACATCTGTTTCTCACAGCTGGGTGGAGCCACCATCTCTCTCTCAGTACACCATTCCATCAAGTTCATCTTTACCTAGTGCTCAGATAGCCCCACCTTATTCATACCCCTCAGCACCTCCTGTGGTGACTGTTACAACTGCTTCCTTCGTCCAACCGCAACAGAGTGCTGGTCAGTCAGCCATGACCAGGTCACAAGCCCCGGGTATGTTTATCACCCCTTCACTGCCTATTCCTTCAACAGTCTCCATGTCAATGCCAACACAGTCACAGATACAGACAGAGCAAATGAGAAAAGTGAAGGAGTACCAACAACAGCTCTTGCTTAAGCATGAACAGAGCAAGCGAGTCCTTGCAGAAACCAGGGCAGAAATCGAGAGGCGGAGACAAGAATTACTGCAGAGGTTTCCACAGCTCGAGTTCAAGTCACCAGTTGATAACACTCATCCTCTAAATGGTCACAGTGAAGATGTTCAAGGGGCTAATGAAAGGGAACCCAAATTACTTACCTCTAAAACTTTATCCCCAAACAGAGCTGCCATGACTACACTTTTGTCCCAATTAGCCAGTAATCCTTACTATTCAACAAGATTGTCAGAACCTGCTGAAGAGCATCAACCTGCAGAAACCAAAGCAGAAGATGGCAgcaaaaataagtttaaaaaagtgAGAAAGTCCCTTCCATTTGATGCTGATGACACACTCCATGAGACACCTGGAAAACCAGGTAGATCTCAACTTTATCAACCCAGTCCAGGCTCAACAACTGCAAATGACACCACCGACTTGAATGATACCACAATGTCCTCATCAACAGAGAGAGGCAGTCCAGCATTGCCTGGGAGAAAATCTGGATTATCAACCATGTCTGAGTCGGATCTGTCTCTACTAAGCACTGCAAAGGAAAGAAATGACTTGTTTGAACAGAGACAGCTAGAGTTGCGGCGACAGTTGGAGGCCATACAAAGGCAAAAGGAGGAGATCCTACAGCGCCACCAAGTTGTTCAGAGAAAGCTACCATCACAACAATTGTCACCGCCAAAAGATCCATACATGGACTCGGAGG agGATTTAACTGAAAACGAGTTATCAGATGACCAGTCACCACTGGCTGATAAACAAAGTCAAAAGTTGGCACTGCCTCCAAATAAAAAGACTACAATACTTGGAGATCACAGGCCACATGAACTGAGTACCATCCAA GAAGTGGAAACTTCACCATCTAGTGCTAGACATTCTGGGTTGGCAGCATCCAGTCGCCATAGTCTTTCCTCCACAGAGAGGAGTTCCTTGTCTCGTGCGTCCACCGAGAACTATCAGCAGCCCCCTCAGATAGAGGCTCAGCCCGACAGACCAATAGCTGACACAGGGTACCAAACAGCACCCCTGGAGGAGGTGATGGCCCGGGCCTCAGAGTTCACCCCAGGCGTCCTGGACAGGCTGAAGCAGAGAACCAATGATGTGTTTTACAGTCAGAGGGAGGATGACTCGACAGATTCATATCAACAGATGAACTACACACCGGATTCTTTATCCACTG GTCCTCTAGAAGAATTGAATGCTTCTTCTACAATGTCCACCACTCCTGGTTCCATCTCCATGGCAACACCTAAATCAGAGAACTTCCTTGGAACACAGAATCATGGTCTATCAACCTTGCAGAATGAGAGCACTGATATGTCTCTTCGCAGTTCAAGATCTTGGGCTGACGAACTCTTGACATTCCACAAACTTCAACCTGAAAGAGCCTCACTggaatcaaatttaaaatctgtGAAAGAGTCGTTGGACAGTAATGCTGGGGGGAATGCACCTCACAAGGCCCCAGTGGATAGGAGTTATAATGTAGTTCACATGAAACAGGATAAATATTCTCCGGATTTCGTCAAAGTTGGTTCTGACATGGATCTGTCTCAGTACCCTATTTCGGAGACCAGTGATAAATCTGACCATGGTGGTTTGTCCCCTGCAGCGAGACTTGAGTCAGAATTATCCCAGTATCCAATCTCCTCTGAGGTGTCTCCAAGTAGTCAGGACCTTGGAAGAAACTACAGAACTTCTCCCCAGGACAGGAGTGGAGAACCGAATCAAGCAAGTCTGGCTTCCACATCTGAGAGCACCAGCAGTTATATGGATCTGAAGATGGACAACAGTCTCTTGGGGACCAGGGAATTTGACTTCATTGGACACAGTAGAGTTCCAGTTGTAGCTGACAGCAGTCAAGGGGATTCCATGTCACAAGAAGCCAACTCCTACAACATCAGTGGTAAAGTGGATTATGCGAGTACACCAAACCAGAGGTCTGAGCCTCTCTCTGCAAAGAGGCTTTCCCAAATCTCTCAATACACAACCTCTCCAGAAGAAACAGAGATTCAGGCAGGATCGGCCAGGTTTCCTCAGTCAGAGGGACAATTCCGAGCTCTTTCTCTCCAAATGGATGATTCGGAAAACCAGTCCCCTGTCCATCCCCCAGCTTTCACCAAAGTGTCTGCTCGTGGGGGTCTCTCTCGTCTGTCGGAGGTAGGAGAAAGCCAAACCTCAGACCAGAGTGTCAAATCTGACTCTAACTTTCTCTCCAAGTTTCCAGACGAATCCTCTCTCAGTCAGTTTACAGTGACTACCACAGACCAGTCCTCAAAGGACGACCTCTCCTTGACCCAGATAACGGTGAATACAGAATCTCCATCCAAAACAATGGGGTCAATGACCCAGTTTTCTTTTAAGTCAAGTCCTGATGTCCATGCTAAGACTGATTCCTCTTTGAGTCAGTACAGTGTGGATAGTCCTGTGGCCCATAACATTTCTGATAAATCAGGCAAAAACACCTCATCATCAACCAGCCAAGATGAGGAGGATGAAAGTTACGTTGCTCAAAAGTTTGCTAATTTAGACCAGCTGATACAGGAATCAAGAGACCTGATAACAAAGCATAAACAGCTTATTACAAAGAATAAGGAGGTGAGTCCTCTCAGTTCTGGGGGAGTCCCTAGTATGCTGACCACCCCAGAGGGTCAGGCTGGGTCGGCTCCAGACAGCTTTGTCAGACCGCAGGAGGAATCCACGGGAATGGAGAGCTCTATGGGGCTTAGTTTGGACAATCAGCAAAGCTATGGAGAGAATGGCAGTTTTCAACAG TTGACCATGGAAAGTGGTATCACTGATGAACCTGACCTGACCTTGCTGTCGGTGACCTCCGACATGACCGGTCAGGACCCTGGGGATGAAATCTCAGGGGAGATAACCCACCGATCGGACGGGACCAGCGGGGGAGACTCCATCTTGTCTTTCGAACAACATGAGCAGAGCATGAGAAGCTCACCAGACAGAGATGTTAATGACAGTTATTTCCAAGATCTAGCAG TACCCCGCACCAATGAGAACAACAACGCATTCCGGCCTGTCCCTGCTGTACAGAGGGATGCTGGGGATGAGAATGTTTTCCGTGCCATCCCAGTAATGGTGAGTCCCACCCTCTCCCTCTCTATGAAGTTCAGCAGCTCTCAAGACATAAAGTTCAACAAACCTCCCGTCTCTTGGTCTACAGAGCCCGAGGGGGAGGGGGAGAGAGGGTCATCAAAACCAAACCGGAATTCAGACCAACTCATTTCCAAGGTCCAGGAGCAGAAGGCAGATTTGGAGAAGACTGCTACTGAGGCTAAGCAGAAGGTACAGAAGGCCTCGGGCCTTAACCGGGCCCTGCAGCCCCGCGGCGGAAATCAGGGGACAGGGAAAGCAGGGAACAAATCGGCCAAAGACACCAACAAGGGAGCCCCCATGAGTTTAGGTCAGTTTTTGAGTTCTAGGAAGGAGGGTTCATCTTTGATGGGGAAGAAATCTGACAGCAAGCCTACTCCTCTGCCAAAGCCTCAGAGACCGGGGACAGGTACAACGAATGGTGGCACAGGCATGTCCAAGACTCTGTCTTCCTGGAAGAAAAGCAGAGGAGTCAAATCTACAG TTCCCCCACCCACCAAGTCCAGCGACCTGCCCTCAACGTCCTCTAAATCCTTCTCCTCCCAAAAACCGGTCACCTCCAACAGTGCAGAGGACAGGATGTATGAGCGCAACATCAG GGCATACAATCCTCGATTGTTTAGGTTACAAAATAGAATTGCCCACCAAGAGAACCAGTTGTCAAAATCAGAGGAAGACAAACAGAAATCCTCTACTCACACAGAAAAAGTCAAGGAGTTCCAAAAG ACTCCTGATAGTTTCCACTCTCTCTTCATTATCGATCTTCAAAAACTAGCA aaaCTACAAGAAAACATGATGAAAAAGCAACTGATGAAGAAGCACCAATCTAAATAA